The Vicia villosa cultivar HV-30 ecotype Madison, WI linkage group LG1, Vvil1.0, whole genome shotgun sequence genome includes a region encoding these proteins:
- the LOC131595355 gene encoding protein FAR1-RELATED SEQUENCE 5-like, which produces MYHKHPKGVVTDGDLAMREAIRDVFPNSLHRLFSWHLHRNACENVKNPKFLEEFKSLIYATYTVDEFENEWKRVVDDCGLSNNKWVKKTYEMKRIWASAYMRDKFFCGIRTTSISEAVNSFIKMYVQNKSSLVDFLHGFERAVKEYRHNELMSNFKTFYYDLVLTTKLEGLELEAAKIFTGKKFKEVQDEIEDAITVNVIERSELKNVVTFKMNRFCNKNSTYLVHLDRAQSKFLCDCNLFERVGIPCSHIICAMRHEHINIFPNSLICKRWTRSAKDDYISSMSFEECDDEKMVMFRRGTMSSAFNSLCDISCKHPDDFKEALKGIYSLCEKIKRRRDVNGNHKTNTNVINDPIQAKTKGAPRKNKGIPRKTKGASRKTKGVPCNTSHTKHKCQDIGKNDVLHEVDKGSVAISNVGCEDVDKNYDSQQKKKDVDVVCSMKEFINKRTSKHIENEVIGRSNENVPNTPTAFENVSSFSFS; this is translated from the exons ATGTATCATAAACATCCTAAAGGGGTAGTTACAGATGGAGATCTTGCAATGAGAGAAGCTATTCGAGATGTATTTCCAAACTCGTTGCATCGTCTTTTTTCATGGCATTTACATCGAAATGCTTGTGAGAATGTGAAGAATCCAAAATTCTTGGAAGAATTTAAGTCATTGATTTATGCTACTTATACTGTAGACGAGTTTGAAAATGAGTGGAAGAGGGTAGTTGATGATTGTGGTTTATCAAATAACAAATGGGTTAAGAAAACATATGAGATGAAGAGAATATGGGCTAGTGCATACATGCGAGACAAGTTTTTTTGTGGTATAAGAACTACATCAATCTCTGAAGCCGTCAACTCTTTTATAAAGATGTATGTTCAGAATAAAAGCAGTCTTGTTGATTTCTTGCACGGTTTCGAAAGAGCTGTAAAAGAATACAGACATAATGAGTTAATGTCTAATTTTAAAACGTTCTATTATGATCTCGTGCTAACAACTAAATTGGAGGGGTTGGAGCTCGAAGCTGCAAAGATCTTTACTGGGAAAAAATTTAAGGAAGTTCAAGATGAAATAGAAGATGCGATCACGGTAAATGTTATCGAACGCTCTGAGCTCAAAAATGTTGTGACTTTTAAGATGAATAGATTTTGCAACAAAAATTCTACATATCTAGTTCATCTTGATAGGGCGCAAAGTAAATTTTTATGTGATTGTAATTTGTTTGAACGGGTAGGAATTCCATGTTCTCATATCATTTGTGCCATGCGGCATGAGCACATAAACATATTTCCAAATAGTTTGATTTGTAAAAGATGGACCAGATCAGCAAAGGATGATTATATATCTTCAATGTCTTTTGAAGAATGTGATGATGAGAAAATGGTCATGTTTCGTCGAGGGACTATGTCTTCTGCGTTTAATAGTCTGTGTGATATTTCTTGTAAGCATCCAGATGATTTTAAAGAGGCTTTGAAAGGGATTTATAGTttgtgtgagaaaataaagaggcGTCGTGATGTCAATGGAAATCATAAGACTAATACAAATGTTATTAATGATCCCATTCAGGCCAAGACCAAAGGTGCCCCTCGTAAGAACAAAGGCATTCCTCGCAAGACCAAAGGTGCTTCTCGTAAGACAAAAGGTGTCCCTTGTAATACCAGTCACACAAAGCATAAGTGTCAAGATATAGGTAAAAATGATGTTCTACATGAAGTTGACAAAGGCTCTGTTGCAATATCAAATGTAGGGTGTGAG GATGTTGATAAGAATTATGATAGTCAGCAGAAGAAAAAAGATGTTGATGTTGTTTGTTCAATGAAAGAATTTATCAATAAAAGAACATCAAAACAT ATTGAAAATGAAGTGATTGGCCGATCAAACGAGAACGTGCCAAACACTCCTACAGCTTTTGAAAATGTAAGTAGTTTTTCATTTAGTTAG
- the LOC131595359 gene encoding protein FAR1-RELATED SEQUENCE 5-like, with the protein MDVDYGDIDCEELANCNNVGDEEGKEDMDIYKKINDLTDDDIKCLEFSSQEKAINFYEIYAKSHGFAIRKDDVKRDYEGNIIVRQLVCNREGKSDKKRGRCRDPRPTTRMECRARFQVALNLVTEKWRVSVFEPSHNHELTPSHYVHLIPKYRRLTESDKALVDGLHTHGVRTCHILGFMMARKGGHKGLGFCKKDLYNYLNNEAMARIEGGDAFAALSYLQAKADNDPMFFSKFTTTNEGRLENLFWSDSASRIDYECFGDVIAFDATYKKNRYDKPVVVFSGFNHHGETTIFGCALVSDEKMRHTSGF; encoded by the coding sequence ATGGATGTAGACTACGGAGATATTGATTGTGAAGAATTAGCTAATTGTAATAATGTCggtgatgaagaaggaaaagaggacaTGGATATTTACAAAAAGATTAATGACCTGACAGATGATGATATAAAATGTTTGGAATTTTCTTCTCAGGAAAAAGCAATAAATTTCTATGAAATATATGCCAAAAGTCACGGGTTTGCAATAAGAAAAGATGATGTAAAACGTGATTATGAAGGGAATATAATTGTTCGTCAATTAGTTTGTAATAGAGAAGGTAAAAGTGATAAGAAGAGGGGACGATGTAGAGATCCAAGACCAACCACACGAATGGAATGTCGTGCTAGGTTTCAAGTAGCTCTAAATCTTGTGACTGAAAAATGGAGAGTTTCCGTATTTGAGCCCTCTCATAACCATGAGTTAACTCCATCACACTATGTTCATTTGATTCCTAAGTATCGTCGATTGACTGAATCGGATAAAGCTCTTGTTGATGGCTTGCACACACATGGTGTTAGAACATGTCATATTTTAGGTTTTATGATGGCTCGAAAAGGTGGTCATAAAGGTCTTGGATTTTGTAAAAAGGACTTATATAACTACTTAAATAATGAAGCAATGGCAAGAATAGAAGGAGGGGATGCTTTTGCTGCTTTGAGTTATTTACAGGCTAAAGCTGATAATGATCCAATGTTTTTTTCGAAGTTTACCACAACAAACGAAGGACGTTTGGAAAACTTATTTTGGTCAGATTCAGCTAGTCGGATTGATTATGAATGTTTTGGTGATGTGATTGCTTTTGACGCGACTTATAAGAAGAACAGGTATGACAAGCCTGTTGTTGTTTTTTCTGGATTCAACCATCATGGAGAAACTACAATTTTCGGTTGTGCTTTGGTTTCTGATGAAAAAATGAGACATACAAGTgggttttaa